A window of Zestosphaera sp. genomic DNA:
TAGTAAGTTCTTAAAGTCGAGAATTACTTCTTTCAGGGGATCTCTACAAGTTAATACAGTAATAGAGAGAACAGTATCCGCTACCCCACCTCTAAAGGGAAGCCTGAAAATATCTCCCGCTACCACGTCCCCCAGTAGCCCCGCACGGTTTATCCGCTTCCTGCTCATAAAACACATTGAGGGACTTAAGTCTAGGCCTACATAGTAAGAAAATGCAGTGCTGGAAACCCCACTACACAAGAACTTGATCAAGCTACTCGTGCCGCAACCTAAGTCGAGAATTACTTGATTTTTACGCGTTAAGTGACTTCTCAGTGATAGTTCTTTAAAGACTCGAATATATTTGCGGGACTGTTCCTCCCCGTAAAGCTCCTCATACCCATTGCTAAGTTCCTCATACCAGTTTAATACGTCAAGGCCATCCTCGCGAGTTTCTACAAGTGAT
This region includes:
- a CDS encoding class I SAM-dependent methyltransferase, which gives rise to MRESLVETREDGLDVLNWYEELSNGYEELYGEEQSRKYIRVFKELSLRSHLTRKNQVILDLGCGTSSLIKFLCSGVSSTAFSYYVGLDLSPSMCFMSRKRINRAGLLGDVVAGDIFRLPFRGGVADTVLSITVLTCRDPLKEVILDFKNLLRNNGLLCYTVLCSDFRAVLEHDFELCESTTSLSQREVLCVIKS